In Bombus pascuorum chromosome 13, iyBomPasc1.1, whole genome shotgun sequence, a single genomic region encodes these proteins:
- the LOC132913121 gene encoding meiosis regulator and mRNA stability factor 1 isoform X5, translating into MADQDNADYYALCTNDQNKTEGLNERLIERSISQSLCDLNSSNNSVTVENGASVSPLLSHYKYHRFSHHDSPVNFSSLPTYLPPIGVFWDIENCHVPKGRSAMAATQVIREKFFGGYREAEFIVVCDVLRENNRVMKELNNAQVNLIHVARECKNAADEKLKQSIRRFADIHGSPAAVILISGDINFAPDLSDLRYRKKIHVILLHMKNISEALILCANEHYDFSELMESLPSTTIQVTAYYDLLVSNLPEDQDIMFIKCYLKQMFESCGGQVMEIQSNTAIVRFTSKSFADRAQKRMDGKIILGSKISVKFQKEKTSNFQQNRANSINRNGTVSESEIVTSSPRQMYSASASLTGGRALQIPHYQSSSPVIGTYSGWNAHCASASAPVGTYNELARAQSPLFWQVSGPQQFGHVWEEQYKVEKTKVLSRRIHIPQARENGVVNNNTSRNSEGLRRIRGTQTSFVQPPEWTGPRQQYPPLNVPASLNGTAPSNFKRRSPSPMYDLQSRERNQWNGQQNASVRSTRTPSPYENTVQTVSQQSNHTSPYHPSDTENEEVENFFNPINNHNGISTNNETCTPIELQVTNLDQSINPKKMRHMLVSIFMEHVMVLNVSIFTQSDGNFAASVKVPSLSDAQYAISQLHRRKVGYKRILISYAHSGRASPQVVRAQIVMLLQEVPGHKLPLFKFREMYESRFMISISVSELYKMKDVCIITEDPGGRMVSLNPDHRNTPSPCFNNTNQDEQVELPYCTIHTLKPWSDKGWAEQKVASLPNVKISLKVLDPRIHQLLTTHNGSLPLPSLPNCYEAEFKEKLQVVENGVPLEHLVSCLSCVELKQGIGSVKYLIWTGNKIHENNQEENKCVSSPLANQLALFSRELVDLLKTAPHCQLPFNRFIPAYHHHFGRQCRVADYGFTKLIDLLEALTHTVQVMGEGNNRVVTLSHRAQVRRFTSDLLRVLKSKASKQVALSEFPSVYARVIAKPWDIVDYGVCEIEDILSEVSENTVVVTVINGGDKMIAIPKREQTAEEIERTKQFAVEVVELLRHAPQCRMQFNKFVPSYHHHFGHQCRVSDYGFTKLIELFEAIPEIVKIEDDNSGERQISLTEKEGLLVLSEQISKLITRSKGCLSVSNIAQNFLRQFGYALKPELFGCISVLQLMQKLGDTVKIVYLPSRPVVMMVDKSHVQQLTLQCRRLLMDKPQHRMLLQEFQHLYAQYYLKSCNIDELKQNLSNVVRFTTLKDEQFIELTPLHCFACNVYRIMMNYGGALKLSQFETAYLSTIGSVCNPVDYGFPTLFALLQALPCTVTIKLSRRKKNIIYLNKKITAVGIALPPTYASGSSYCDTDSSNESFESDSSSRVNVSNNSTIPEQTKWVEQVSESQDSWKQTDTDNLWSKDSTKSWMTSSTEDRLLNWSLREESGSESFLKSLMQTPIMLHGFPPAPPKPDSPPEEDLNKNQWESSVWTTPTKFAYLRDEHTTNVQVPPFTLPLSWNHITCSDSNLLSPTKNLLTAAANPLNPRTSPFFSSKRNLVVAPHPSELPLPSLSLTPKKNVSSENITIAESFTNKQEKIVNSSMEDINLKNNENDSSNMEGNGTKEKHSTPTQQLFTSKRRLAAQFNRPIES; encoded by the exons ATGGCAGACCAAGATAATGCAGATTACTATGCACTTTGTACAAATGACCAAAATAAGACAGAAGGTCTAAATGAAAGGCTAATAGAAAGGAGCATATCTCAATCATTATGTGACCTAAATAGTAGCAATAATAGTGTTACAGTTGAAAATGGAGCATCTGTTTCTCCATTATTAAGTCACTATAAATATCATCGTTTCTCACATCATGATAGTCCAgttaatttttcatctttacCAACGTATCTTCCACCCATTGGTGTATTTTGGGATATAGAAAATTGCCAT GTACCAAAAGGAAGGTCTGCCATGGCTGCAACCCAAgtaattagagaaaaattttTTGGTGGTTATAGGGAAGCAGAATTTATTGTAGTTTGTGATGTCTTAAGAGAAAATAATCGGGTTATGAAAGAATTGAATAATGCTCAG GTTAATTTAATACATGTTGCTAGAGAGTGTAAAAATGCTGCTGATGAAAAACTCAAGCAATCTATTAGAAGATTTGCTGATATTCATGGAAGTCCAGCAGCTGTGATTTTAATATCTGGTGATATTAATTTTGCTCCTGATCTTAGTGATTTACGTTATAGGAAGAAAATTCATGTGATACTTTTAcacatgaaaaatatatctgaaGCATTGATACTGTGTGCTAATGAGCACTATGATTTCTCAGAACTTATGGAATCACTGCCATCTACAACAATACAG GTTACTGCATATTACGATCTCCTAGTTAGTAACCTTCCTGAAGATCAggatattatgtttattaaatgttatctTAAACAAATGTTCGAAAGCTGTGGTGGCCAAGTGATGGAAATTCAGTCAAATACTGCAATCGTACGCTTTACTTCAAAATCTTTTGCAGACag ggCTCAGAAGCGTATGGATGGAAAGATTATTCTTGGTTCGAAAATTTccgtaaaatttcaaaaagagaaaacaagtAACTTTCAGCAAAATCGAG cAAATTCTATAAATAGAAACGGTACTGTAAGTGAATCAGAAATTGTTACCAGTTCTCCAAGGCAAATGTACAGTGCAAGTGCTTCGTTAACGGGTGGAAGAGCCCTTCAGATTCCACATTATCAGTCATCGTCGCCGGTTATTGGAACATACTCTGGATGGAATGCTCATTGTGCTTCTGCTTCAGCACCAGTAGG AACTTATAACGAACTTGCAAGGGCCCAATCTCCATTGTTTTGGCAAGTTTCTGGTCCCCAACAATTTGGTCATGTATGGGAAGAACAATATAAG GTGGAAAAAACGAAAGTACTTAGTAGAAGAATTCATATTCCGCAGGCTCGGGAAAATGGagttgtaaataataatacttctCGAAATTCTGAGGGTTTAAGACGTATTAGAGGTACACAAACTTCGTTTGTTCAACCTCCAGAATGGACTGGTCCAAGGCAACAATATCCTCCATTGAATGTTCCTGCGAGTTTGAATGGAACTG CTCCATCAAATTTTAAGCGCCGAAGTCCATCTCCTATGTATGACTTGCAATCACGAGAAAGAAATCAGTGGAATGGACag CAGAATGCGTCTGTACGTAGTACTAGGACACCATCGCCTTATGAAAATACAGTACAAACGGTAAGCCAACAAAGTAATCATACCTCACCTTATCATCCAAGTGATACGGAAAACGAAGAAGTTGAG aattttttcaatccaataaataatcataatgGAATATCAACGAATAATGAAACGTGCACGCCAATTGAACTGCAAGTAACTAATTTAGACCAAAGTATTAATCCAAAAAAGATGAGACATATGCTTGTCTCTATTTTTATGGAACATGTGATG gtgttaaatgtttctatttttacacAGTCTGATGGTAACTTTGCGGCAAGTGTCAAAGTACCTTCTTTATCAGACGCACAATACGCGATTTCTCAGTTACATCGTCGTAAAGTAGGGTATAAacgtattttaatatcgtacgCTCATAGTGGTAGAGCAAGTCCTCAGGTTGTACGAGCGCAAATTGTGATGTTACTGCAAGAAGTACCTGGTCATAAACTCCCTCTTTTTAAGTTTCGAGAAATGTACGAGAGTCGTTTCATGATTTCCATCAGCGTTTCCGAGTTGTACAAAATGAAAGATGTTTGTATTATTACGGAAGATCCTGGTGGTAGAATGGTTTCTCTTAATCCGGATCATAGAAATACTCCATCGCcatgttttaataatacaaatcaG GATGAACAAGTAGAGTTACCATATTGTACTATTCATACGTTAAAACCATGGTCTGATAAAGGATGGGCTGAACAAAAAGTAGCATCACTCCctaatgtaaaaatttctttaaaggTTCTCGATCCACGTATACACCAATTACTAACGACGCATAACGGAAGTTTACCATTGCCTAG tttgcCAAATTGTTACGAAGctgaatttaaagaaaaattacaagtaGTTGAAAATGGAGTACCCTTAGAACATCTAGTATCTTGTTTATCCTGTGTTGAATTGAAACAGGGTATTGGTAGTGTAAAGTATCTTATATGGacaggaaataaaattcatgaaaataatCAGGAAG aGAATAAATGTGTGAGTTCTCCGCTTGCAAATCAATTAGCACTTTTCAGTCGTGAATTGGTTGATCTTCTGAAAACTGCTCCACACTGCCAGTTACCATTTAACCGCTTTATACCCGCATATCATCATCATTTTGGAAGACAATGTAGGGTCGCCGATTACGGATTCACCAAACTAATTGATTTGTTAGAAGCACTTACTCATACCGTACAA GTAATGGGTGAAGGAAACAATCGTGTGGTCACATTATCTCATCGTGCACAAGTACGTCGTTTCACGTCTGATCTTCTAAGAGTCTTAAAGTCCAAAGCTAGTAAACAAGTAGCACTTTCAGAATTTCCAAGTGTTTATGCTAGAGTAATAG CTAAACCATGGGATATTGTGGATTATGGAGTATGTGAAATCGAAGACATTCTCAGTGAAGTATCAGAAAATACTGTGGTTGTCACTGTGATTAATGGAGGAGATAAGATGATAGCTATTCCCAAACGAGAACAAACTGCAGAAGAGATAGAACGAACAAAACAATTTGCTGTCGAA GTTGTCGAGTTGTTACGACACGCGCCTCAGTGTAGAATGCAATTTAATAAGTTTGTGCCATCGTATCATCATCACTTCGGTCATCAGTGTCGAGTATCAGATTACGGCTTTacgaaattaatcgaattatttGAAGCTATACCGGAGATAGTTAAAATAGAAGATGATAATTCCGGAGAAAGACAAATTTCTTTAACAGAAAAGGAAGGTCTTCTTGTACTTTCTGAGCAAATATCCAAATTAATTACTCGGTCGAAAGGTTGTCTTAGTGTTTCTAACATTGCACAAAACTTTCTACGTCAATTTGGCTATGCGTTAAAACCAGAATTATTCGGTTGCATCTCTGTGTTGCAACTTATGCAAAAACTTGGGGACACTGTAAAG attGTATATTTGCCAAGTAGACCTGTAGTTATGATGGTGGATAAGTCTCACGTGCAGCAATTGACCTTACAATGCCGTCGATTACTCATGGATAAACCACAACATAGAATGTTACTTCAAGAGTTCCAACACTTATACGctcaatattatttaaaatcgtgTAACATAGACGAACTAAAGCAAAATTTATCCAATGTAGTTCGA TTTACAACACTAAAGGACGAACAGTTCATAGAACTTACTCCATTACATTGTTTTGCTTGtaatgtatatcgtataatgatGAATTATGGTGGAGCACTAAAACTTTCACAGTTCGAAACGGCATATTTATCTACTATAGGTTCCGTTTGTAACCCTGTAGACTATGGATTTCCAACACTTTTTGCACTTTTGCAAGCATTACCTTGTACggtaacaataaaattatcacggcgcaagaaaaatatcatatatttaaataaaaagattactG CTGTAGGTATAGCATTACCACCAACATATGCATCAGGATCATCGTATTGTGATACAGATTCCAGTAATGAATCGTTTGAAAGCGATTCATCCTCTCGTGtcaatgtttcaaataattcaactATACCAGAGCAAACAAAGTGGGTAGAGCAAGTTTCTGAAAGTCAGGATTCCTGGAAACAAACAGATACAGACAATCTGTGGTCAAAAGACTCTACTAAATCTTGGATGACTTCAAGTACGGAAGATAGATTGCTCAATTGGTCGTTGCGTGAAGAAAGTGGAAGCGAAAGCTTTCTCAAAAGCCTAATGCAAACACCAATTATGTTACATGGTTTTCCACCTGCACCTCCAAAACCAGATTCTCCACCTGAG GAAGATCTAAATAAGAATCAATGGGAATCATCAGTTTGGACGACACCAACGAAATTTGCATATCTACGGGATGAACATACTACTAATGTACAG GTTCCTCCATTTACTTTACCTCTTTCTTGGAATCACATCACATGCAGTGATAGTAACTTACTATCACCcacaaagaatttattaactgCTGCAGCCAATCCTTTAAATCCACGTACTTCacctttcttctcttccaaACGTAACTTGGTTGTTGCTCCTCATCCTTCTGAATTACCGCTTCCATCGTTATCATTAACTCCCAAGAAGAACGTGTCTTcggaaaatattacaattgcTGAGAGTTTTACAAATAAGcaagaaaaaattgttaatagtTCTATGGAAGACataaatcttaaaaataatgaaaatgatagCAGTAACATGGAAGGCAATGGTACTAAAGAGAAACACAGTACTCCTACACAACAAT tatttacaagTAAACGTCGTTTAGCTGCTCAATTCAATCGACCTATTGAGTCATGA
- the LOC132913121 gene encoding meiosis regulator and mRNA stability factor 1 isoform X3 — MADQDNADYYALCTNDQNKTEGLNERLIERSISQSLCDLNSSNNSVTVENGASVSPLLSHYKYHRFSHHDSPVNFSSLPTYLPPIGVFWDIENCHVPKGRSAMAATQVIREKFFGGYREAEFIVVCDVLRENNRVMKELNNAQVNLIHVARECKNAADEKLKQSIRRFADIHGSPAAVILISGDINFAPDLSDLRYRKKIHVILLHMKNISEALILCANEHYDFSELMESLPSTTIQVTAYYDLLVSNLPEDQDIMFIKCYLKQMFESCGGQVMEIQSNTAIVRFTSKSFADRAQKRMDGKIILGSKISVKFQKEKTSNFQQNRANSINRNGTVSESEIVTSSPRQMYSASASLTGGRALQIPHYQSSSPVIGTYSGWNAHCASASAPVGMVQPSSVFVGRSYPNNSNNNNVAFNRTYNELARAQSPLFWQVSGPQQFGHVWEEQYKVEKTKVLSRRIHIPQARENGVVNNNTSRNSEGLRRIRGTQTSFVQPPEWTGPRQQYPPLNVPASLNGTAPSNFKRRSPSPMYDLQSRERNQWNGQQNASVRSTRTPSPYENTVQTVSQQSNHTSPYHPSDTENEEVENFFNPINNHNGISTNNETCTPIELQVTNLDQSINPKKMRHMLVSIFMEHVMVLNVSIFTQSDGNFAASVKVPSLSDAQYAISQLHRRKVGYKRILISYAHSGRASPQVVRAQIVMLLQEVPGHKLPLFKFREMYESRFMISISVSELYKMKDVCIITEDPGGRMVSLNPDHRNTPSPCFNNTNQDEQVELPYCTIHTLKPWSDKGWAEQKVASLPNVKISLKVLDPRIHQLLTTHNGSLPLPSLPNCYEAEFKEKLQVVENGVPLEHLVSCLSCVELKQGIGSVKYLIWTGNKIHENNQEENKCVSSPLANQLALFSRELVDLLKTAPHCQLPFNRFIPAYHHHFGRQCRVADYGFTKLIDLLEALTHTVQVMGEGNNRVVTLSHRAQVRRFTSDLLRVLKSKASKQVALSEFPSVYARVIAKPWDIVDYGVCEIEDILSEVSENTVVVTVINGGDKMIAIPKREQTAEEIERTKQFAVEVVELLRHAPQCRMQFNKFVPSYHHHFGHQCRVSDYGFTKLIELFEAIPEIVKIEDDNSGERQISLTEKEGLLVLSEQISKLITRSKGCLSVSNIAQNFLRQFGYALKPELFGCISVLQLMQKLGDTVKIVYLPSRPVVMMVDKSHVQQLTLQCRRLLMDKPQHRMLLQEFQHLYAQYYLKSCNIDELKQNLSNVVRFTTLKDEQFIELTPLHCFACNVYRIMMNYGGALKLSQFETAYLSTIGSVCNPVDYGFPTLFALLQALPCTVTIKLSRRKKNIIYLNKKITAVGIALPPTYASGSSYCDTDSSNESFESDSSSRVNVSNNSTIPEQTKWVEQVSESQDSWKQTDTDNLWSKDSTKSWMTSSTEDRLLNWSLREESGSESFLKSLMQTPIMLHGFPPAPPKPDSPPEEDLNKNQWESSVWTTPTKFAYLRDEHTTNVPPFTLPLSWNHITCSDSNLLSPTKNLLTAAANPLNPRTSPFFSSKRNLVVAPHPSELPLPSLSLTPKKNVSSENITIAESFTNKQEKIVNSSMEDINLKNNENDSSNMEGNGTKEKHSTPTQQLFTSKRRLAAQFNRPIES; from the exons ATGGCAGACCAAGATAATGCAGATTACTATGCACTTTGTACAAATGACCAAAATAAGACAGAAGGTCTAAATGAAAGGCTAATAGAAAGGAGCATATCTCAATCATTATGTGACCTAAATAGTAGCAATAATAGTGTTACAGTTGAAAATGGAGCATCTGTTTCTCCATTATTAAGTCACTATAAATATCATCGTTTCTCACATCATGATAGTCCAgttaatttttcatctttacCAACGTATCTTCCACCCATTGGTGTATTTTGGGATATAGAAAATTGCCAT GTACCAAAAGGAAGGTCTGCCATGGCTGCAACCCAAgtaattagagaaaaattttTTGGTGGTTATAGGGAAGCAGAATTTATTGTAGTTTGTGATGTCTTAAGAGAAAATAATCGGGTTATGAAAGAATTGAATAATGCTCAG GTTAATTTAATACATGTTGCTAGAGAGTGTAAAAATGCTGCTGATGAAAAACTCAAGCAATCTATTAGAAGATTTGCTGATATTCATGGAAGTCCAGCAGCTGTGATTTTAATATCTGGTGATATTAATTTTGCTCCTGATCTTAGTGATTTACGTTATAGGAAGAAAATTCATGTGATACTTTTAcacatgaaaaatatatctgaaGCATTGATACTGTGTGCTAATGAGCACTATGATTTCTCAGAACTTATGGAATCACTGCCATCTACAACAATACAG GTTACTGCATATTACGATCTCCTAGTTAGTAACCTTCCTGAAGATCAggatattatgtttattaaatgttatctTAAACAAATGTTCGAAAGCTGTGGTGGCCAAGTGATGGAAATTCAGTCAAATACTGCAATCGTACGCTTTACTTCAAAATCTTTTGCAGACag ggCTCAGAAGCGTATGGATGGAAAGATTATTCTTGGTTCGAAAATTTccgtaaaatttcaaaaagagaaaacaagtAACTTTCAGCAAAATCGAG cAAATTCTATAAATAGAAACGGTACTGTAAGTGAATCAGAAATTGTTACCAGTTCTCCAAGGCAAATGTACAGTGCAAGTGCTTCGTTAACGGGTGGAAGAGCCCTTCAGATTCCACATTATCAGTCATCGTCGCCGGTTATTGGAACATACTCTGGATGGAATGCTCATTGTGCTTCTGCTTCAGCACCAGTAGG gaTGGTTCAACCATCATCCGTTTTTGTTGGCAGATCGTATccaaataatagtaataataataatgtagcTTTTAATAGAACTTATAACGAACTTGCAAGGGCCCAATCTCCATTGTTTTGGCAAGTTTCTGGTCCCCAACAATTTGGTCATGTATGGGAAGAACAATATAAG GTGGAAAAAACGAAAGTACTTAGTAGAAGAATTCATATTCCGCAGGCTCGGGAAAATGGagttgtaaataataatacttctCGAAATTCTGAGGGTTTAAGACGTATTAGAGGTACACAAACTTCGTTTGTTCAACCTCCAGAATGGACTGGTCCAAGGCAACAATATCCTCCATTGAATGTTCCTGCGAGTTTGAATGGAACTG CTCCATCAAATTTTAAGCGCCGAAGTCCATCTCCTATGTATGACTTGCAATCACGAGAAAGAAATCAGTGGAATGGACag CAGAATGCGTCTGTACGTAGTACTAGGACACCATCGCCTTATGAAAATACAGTACAAACGGTAAGCCAACAAAGTAATCATACCTCACCTTATCATCCAAGTGATACGGAAAACGAAGAAGTTGAG aattttttcaatccaataaataatcataatgGAATATCAACGAATAATGAAACGTGCACGCCAATTGAACTGCAAGTAACTAATTTAGACCAAAGTATTAATCCAAAAAAGATGAGACATATGCTTGTCTCTATTTTTATGGAACATGTGATG gtgttaaatgtttctatttttacacAGTCTGATGGTAACTTTGCGGCAAGTGTCAAAGTACCTTCTTTATCAGACGCACAATACGCGATTTCTCAGTTACATCGTCGTAAAGTAGGGTATAAacgtattttaatatcgtacgCTCATAGTGGTAGAGCAAGTCCTCAGGTTGTACGAGCGCAAATTGTGATGTTACTGCAAGAAGTACCTGGTCATAAACTCCCTCTTTTTAAGTTTCGAGAAATGTACGAGAGTCGTTTCATGATTTCCATCAGCGTTTCCGAGTTGTACAAAATGAAAGATGTTTGTATTATTACGGAAGATCCTGGTGGTAGAATGGTTTCTCTTAATCCGGATCATAGAAATACTCCATCGCcatgttttaataatacaaatcaG GATGAACAAGTAGAGTTACCATATTGTACTATTCATACGTTAAAACCATGGTCTGATAAAGGATGGGCTGAACAAAAAGTAGCATCACTCCctaatgtaaaaatttctttaaaggTTCTCGATCCACGTATACACCAATTACTAACGACGCATAACGGAAGTTTACCATTGCCTAG tttgcCAAATTGTTACGAAGctgaatttaaagaaaaattacaagtaGTTGAAAATGGAGTACCCTTAGAACATCTAGTATCTTGTTTATCCTGTGTTGAATTGAAACAGGGTATTGGTAGTGTAAAGTATCTTATATGGacaggaaataaaattcatgaaaataatCAGGAAG aGAATAAATGTGTGAGTTCTCCGCTTGCAAATCAATTAGCACTTTTCAGTCGTGAATTGGTTGATCTTCTGAAAACTGCTCCACACTGCCAGTTACCATTTAACCGCTTTATACCCGCATATCATCATCATTTTGGAAGACAATGTAGGGTCGCCGATTACGGATTCACCAAACTAATTGATTTGTTAGAAGCACTTACTCATACCGTACAA GTAATGGGTGAAGGAAACAATCGTGTGGTCACATTATCTCATCGTGCACAAGTACGTCGTTTCACGTCTGATCTTCTAAGAGTCTTAAAGTCCAAAGCTAGTAAACAAGTAGCACTTTCAGAATTTCCAAGTGTTTATGCTAGAGTAATAG CTAAACCATGGGATATTGTGGATTATGGAGTATGTGAAATCGAAGACATTCTCAGTGAAGTATCAGAAAATACTGTGGTTGTCACTGTGATTAATGGAGGAGATAAGATGATAGCTATTCCCAAACGAGAACAAACTGCAGAAGAGATAGAACGAACAAAACAATTTGCTGTCGAA GTTGTCGAGTTGTTACGACACGCGCCTCAGTGTAGAATGCAATTTAATAAGTTTGTGCCATCGTATCATCATCACTTCGGTCATCAGTGTCGAGTATCAGATTACGGCTTTacgaaattaatcgaattatttGAAGCTATACCGGAGATAGTTAAAATAGAAGATGATAATTCCGGAGAAAGACAAATTTCTTTAACAGAAAAGGAAGGTCTTCTTGTACTTTCTGAGCAAATATCCAAATTAATTACTCGGTCGAAAGGTTGTCTTAGTGTTTCTAACATTGCACAAAACTTTCTACGTCAATTTGGCTATGCGTTAAAACCAGAATTATTCGGTTGCATCTCTGTGTTGCAACTTATGCAAAAACTTGGGGACACTGTAAAG attGTATATTTGCCAAGTAGACCTGTAGTTATGATGGTGGATAAGTCTCACGTGCAGCAATTGACCTTACAATGCCGTCGATTACTCATGGATAAACCACAACATAGAATGTTACTTCAAGAGTTCCAACACTTATACGctcaatattatttaaaatcgtgTAACATAGACGAACTAAAGCAAAATTTATCCAATGTAGTTCGA TTTACAACACTAAAGGACGAACAGTTCATAGAACTTACTCCATTACATTGTTTTGCTTGtaatgtatatcgtataatgatGAATTATGGTGGAGCACTAAAACTTTCACAGTTCGAAACGGCATATTTATCTACTATAGGTTCCGTTTGTAACCCTGTAGACTATGGATTTCCAACACTTTTTGCACTTTTGCAAGCATTACCTTGTACggtaacaataaaattatcacggcgcaagaaaaatatcatatatttaaataaaaagattactG CTGTAGGTATAGCATTACCACCAACATATGCATCAGGATCATCGTATTGTGATACAGATTCCAGTAATGAATCGTTTGAAAGCGATTCATCCTCTCGTGtcaatgtttcaaataattcaactATACCAGAGCAAACAAAGTGGGTAGAGCAAGTTTCTGAAAGTCAGGATTCCTGGAAACAAACAGATACAGACAATCTGTGGTCAAAAGACTCTACTAAATCTTGGATGACTTCAAGTACGGAAGATAGATTGCTCAATTGGTCGTTGCGTGAAGAAAGTGGAAGCGAAAGCTTTCTCAAAAGCCTAATGCAAACACCAATTATGTTACATGGTTTTCCACCTGCACCTCCAAAACCAGATTCTCCACCTGAG GAAGATCTAAATAAGAATCAATGGGAATCATCAGTTTGGACGACACCAACGAAATTTGCATATCTACGGGATGAACATACTACTAAT GTTCCTCCATTTACTTTACCTCTTTCTTGGAATCACATCACATGCAGTGATAGTAACTTACTATCACCcacaaagaatttattaactgCTGCAGCCAATCCTTTAAATCCACGTACTTCacctttcttctcttccaaACGTAACTTGGTTGTTGCTCCTCATCCTTCTGAATTACCGCTTCCATCGTTATCATTAACTCCCAAGAAGAACGTGTCTTcggaaaatattacaattgcTGAGAGTTTTACAAATAAGcaagaaaaaattgttaatagtTCTATGGAAGACataaatcttaaaaataatgaaaatgatagCAGTAACATGGAAGGCAATGGTACTAAAGAGAAACACAGTACTCCTACACAACAAT tatttacaagTAAACGTCGTTTAGCTGCTCAATTCAATCGACCTATTGAGTCATGA